In Procambarus clarkii isolate CNS0578487 chromosome 13, FALCON_Pclarkii_2.0, whole genome shotgun sequence, the following are encoded in one genomic region:
- the LOC123757084 gene encoding cylicin-2-like has product MGSLEPPRTGRITRESKNGPASDDGSQKILKNKSGDKKRNKREDKAAIKSKQRNKNTRRKEIRDEHNNKSRHRGDKNEENTPEMTTNDNKTKTKQRRGRGKKTLTGMGKNDLNKDSDKNNGQTGPGSKRTRKPQGKEKSPNGKDNRKGERKRERRNRIDNNTRNKTITANTSHKGKEIDKAQRKRKDDEEIGKPDREKKIKDYIEVMTSKRGGGGNKNHRGKNNNKHRKNKNTVEPKRRKVKKNKNQKQKLERISSSSRKKTKTYSRESKINAKKNRFNVNKINRDNTKNTVNKKKNMSNTNMRKSKKVRGHKTGASRKSKKDRGHKTGASRNNCKTKSKCKKRGGSCKTLCSAGESVYKTGCKGRKCKCCVAGDGGEMQI; this is encoded by the exons ATGGGGTCGCTTGAGCCTCCAAGAACAGGAAGGATAACCAGAGAGAGTAAGAATGGACCCGCAAGCGACGATGGCAGCCAGAAAATATTAAAGAATAAAAGTGGTGATAAGAAGAGAAACAAGAGAGAAGACAAGGCCGCAATAAAGAGTAAACAGAGAAATAAGAACACGAGGAGGAAAGAGATAAgagacgaacacaacaacaagagTCGTCATAGAGGTGACAAGAACGAGGAGAACACGCCAGAGATGACGACAAATGACAACAAGACAAAGACAAAACAACGAAGAGGAAGAGGCAAAAAGACGCTTACGGGAATGGGTAAGAATGACCTTAATAAAGACAGTGACAAGAACAATGGACAAACTGGGCCTGGCAGCAAGAGAACACGGAAACCACAAGGAAAAGAGAAGAGTCCAAACGGAAAAGACAACCGGAAAGGTGAAAGAAAAAGGGAAAGAAGAAATAGAATAGACAATAACACAAGAAACAAGACAATAACAGCCAACACAAGCCACAAAGGAAAGGAGATAGATAAAGCGCAAAGAAAGAGGAAAGATGACGAAGAAATTGGCAAACCCGACCGAGAGAAAAAGATAAAAGATTATATAGAAGTGATGACGAGCAAGAGAGGCGGAGGAGGAAATAAGAACCACAGAGGAAAGAACAACAATAAACACAGGAAGAACAAAAATACAGTCGAACCAAAGAGGAGAAAAGTCAAGAAAAATAAAAATCAGAAACAAAAACTTGAGAGAATAAGTTCATCCTCGAGGAAGAAAACAAAAACATACTCGAGGGAGAGCAAGATAAATGCGAAGAAAAATAGATTTAACGTAAATAAGATAAATAGGGATAATACAAAAAATACAGTGAATAAGAAGAAAAATATGAGTAATACAAATATGAGGAAGAGTAAGAAGGTCAGAGGccacaagactggagcctccaggaagagtaagaaggacagaggccacaagactggagcctccaggaaca ATTGCAAAACCAAGAGCAAGTGCAAGAAGCGTGGAGGGTCCTGCAAGACGTTGTGTTCGGCGGGTGAGAGCGTGTATAAGACTGGCTGTAAAGGACGGAAGTGCAAGTGTTGTGTGGCGGGTGATGGAG GTGAAATGCAAATTTGA